The DNA window TGATTGAcagataagaccataactgggttatggcattacAAATGTAAAGGATGTTTTGACggaaaattacccaagtaaatcgaggttcagcatttgttgcggactttcgtgtttactatctgtttagctctcatgagcttaagttcagccttcgggcttctgaaaatgatgtactcatatccgtaagtcgttcttcgataCAGAAAGAAACGGTAAAAGACTTATGTGgttgaattgaaagatttatagattattattagtattgatctaaaataaatgtaaccattgatatttaaatgatataatgGGTAAAGTTTTGAAGTGAGATAACATGAGTTTGAAATGAACTATTACCGGTATGTACgcaaaattcatgaaaatgatggtacatgaaatatcgaaataataaaatgaatgatatatacctatgaagaaacgataagagaatgatatgtatcatgacatgtaaatgtatgattatctttaatatgttgatacaagaaaattatgCATAGCGAGTTTATATGTAATGTGTGCAAGTACACTAAccagtgttgttgtttgatgcttaggcaagtgccaagctattggttgaatagtaatatgattatttaatGGATGCATTGAATTGTTAAGTATTTGAAGGAAAATATGCTAGTGTTCTTGAAAAAGTGGTatggtttaaattatgcaatttcttatgaaatgacttatcatgtgatcaaTTCGGTAAAGGCTTTAGTTAAATGCAGTAGCTTGTGACTAttattgaatgatatgtttatgacttgtgtgtcacgcatatggaataagtgtggaaagtaaataaatgcaaatgaaaataaagaaattatgaagaGTTAAAATTATATAAAGTCCTACTAAGCTTGGGATAATATGTAAGTGATATTGTGaatttattcaccttgtgagttgatgaatatagcttcatgagtaCTATGGTATTAATATTGGATTACTcttgatatgtatagatttcatattttaaatgaactaatatgattaaagactacacaagcttactaagcatccaTTGCTtacgtatttttttatttaccctacatattatcgaaagctcgattgggttggaagcttgtcagagatatgttacactatccattggttctatcggtaattttggatgatttgattttggttataatgacatgtataagttaacTTGGCCAACGttggctcattaatgttttgattttggttgatttcaaatatgaatgctagatgaaatgaaatgtctaaaaattaatttgtaaattttggtaatgctccgtaaccctattttggagacggattcgggttaggggtgttacacactggCTTATCATTATGGATAAGCCCAGTGAAGAAGGAGCTACTAAGCAGGAAATGATCGATTGCAATATCAAAACCCTTGCTAAAGTCGTCAGCAGGGTTTTTTTTTTCGTGGACTCTTTGGGGTGTTTGGATGCTCAAATAGTTTaggaaaatgggaaggaaaaaaaatggtttaattttagaAAGGATCTTGGGTTTTTTAATTACCTATTTTTTTGGGTTTACCTTTGTTTTCAcaataatttattctttattgagACTAGTTATGACACATTTCATTTCAGGATTTAGAGAGTTCTTTTTCCGTCGCTTACATTATTAAGACTTAGTTTGTATTTTAAGACCATCCTGTTcgatatttatttgttatttgatacattaaaagaaatggaaaagggaggaaaacaaagggagaaacaaaagagaatgaaaaaaaaattcaataactcaaaacaaaaaaacatggggcctaattgtgtaatttaacctaaaattagaGGTGAGCAAAATCTGATTTGATTCAAAAAActtgattaaaaaagaaaaaaaattaaatagctcaaaacaaaaaaacatggggactaattgtgtaatttaacctaaaattagaGGTGAGTAAAATCTGATTCGATTcaaaaaactcgataaaaaattcaaaatttgaattaaatagttcgagttaatcaagttattcggatcaacttgaataaaaaatcaaaattttcggTTTAACTTGAATATAAATTACACAGTACGAGTTATctgaaaatccgaataagaaaagttaaaactacgttgttttgataaatgtttaccttttctaaaattaaagtcaaatccattaaattaaaagacaaaactTCTTCATTTTGGTACTTCgcctactagttaaataatcggtacATGTAAATGcaatattgagtataaataataggattcgttaactcaactcgatttgacTCAAAAAAGTTTACTcgatttgattcaaaaaaatttcaaattgagttcaattactaaaataggattcgtcaactcgattaactcaaatttttttgacTCAACTTGATTGAATACTCACCACtacctaaaattttgttagactaaaatataacattttaaacataagtgattaaaatataatttgagataaataaaaatgactattttaatagtttacccgaTATCATTAGTATATTTTTGGTAAAGCAATCTTTTCGGTcccttcaattttgaaattgatctttctaaaaatattgaagtaatttaatctctttaaattttaaaagcaagCTATTAAGGAAAAATAATGATGGTGCTTATTTTTTTCTGTTAATTTATCATAGTTTGATTACTATATAATAGcacttaatatttacatattttgtcaatttataataaaagttaaatttgttgaaattttaaaaattatgaccaacaaaatttgtaaaagttaaatttattattatatcaaataaaaataagataaattgaCAAAGAAAGTAAATGCTAGCTATAATTGtcttcaaaattaataaaactatattaatattttttagagggatcaatttactcaatatcaaaattaattaaaactgacttaatggttttttttatccattagtattatgtatatatatatatataattggtcACTTGTGAAAGAGGGAGAGAGAAGGGTGTCATGGAATTAATATTaaaagtttttttctttctttctggaTACAAATTCATGGATATCATATGTTGGAATAAGATGACCAGGTTTAGAAGCACGCttcatttattcattcatatatataaaagGCTTGTCCAACCATAGGAAAGAGTCAACCGTCATATCTCTCATTTAAGCCCCTTCTCCACCTAGAAGATCCATGACAACTGCTGTGATGCTCCCATTGTTCTTCTTCAGCAGCATTTTGTTCATTTCTGCATCACAGAAACCCTGCACCCACGCAACAATACATAACCCTAATCAACCAAGTAAAAAACATAAAAGGGAGACCACAAATTATGCAGACAATTTACCATTTCTTGCAGTTCCTCAAGTACGGGATCCCATTCAGCTACTCCACATAGATCATCTATAGACTTCTCCAGATCGTATTCGTTCATCCTCAAGATCTCCTTGTTCAAATCGACCTGCTTGAATCCCATATCTTCAAGCTCCTTTAGTAGTGTTTGCTCAACAGCATTTTCACTTTCCTCTTCAGATGGTGCTTGTTCGCATGGTGCAGGCAGGGGTGACATTGGCACCGGCTCATCAAGAGCTGCTTCTGAGAGATCAATGATGGGATAGGATGATAACGATGACGGAGATGGAGTTTCCGGAAATGCAAGGAGTGAGATATCTTGGTGATCAATGATGGGAGAATATGCCGCAAATGAAGATAATGTGTGAATAGGGGTTGTAACATCTCTGTTGTTTAATGACTGCTCCTTTGTTGATTGTTCATTAATCAGGGGCTCCACCAGTGCAGGGCCTACATTAGAGTTGCAAACCTCAGTGTCTCTTGAGCCACTATTTTCAGGGGGCAAATTCAAGTTCAATCCCTGAGCGTTATCAGTATTCATATCCTTAAGAGAAGCATCAACCTGCACAGgcaaatcataataaaaatgaatgtgattttatCCTCAAGAGATGAAAGCTCTGAAACAGAAGGCTTACATGGATGAGAACCCAGACATGTTGCCCAAATTTTATGCCAGCTTGTGATGCCATCCTCCAGTAAGAAACAAATCGACCTGGCAACTGTGGTGCAGTAAAATCAACAGCAATATCTAGTTCCCCATCAACAGGTACACCATCAGGAGGAATCTGTTGTCATAAGTTGGAAACACCGATAAATAATTACATTCAGCCTTGAACAAAAATCATGAAACAGTGCACTTGCAAATAATGTAAAAGATAAGAACACTCTACCTCTATATCAACTGAAATTGTGTTTCTTAATTTGTCTCCCCCAATCCAGACCAGTTGCATACCATGAAACCAAGGTACAGTACCATTATTGCGCATCCGCCAGATCTTTGTGAATGGAGTAGATGGCATCATTACAGTCCCATCTATTACATTGACATCCAAGACGAAGCGACTTTCTAGCTTAGGCTGAGCTGACATCAATGCACGATTCCTCAAGACATGTGGGAGTGCACTTGGAATCTATAAATTATAAAAGCACAAATACGATGTTGAAAAGAAGTTTACAGTTAAAGAAGAAATTACAGGCAAAGAAAATTACAGGATCATTTGATGCCCTGCAAAACCATGGATTAGAGGAATGCACAGGCCTGTCCATTCTGATGTAATCAGCTTCATTTCCCATTTTGGAAAAGCAGATGCTGCAAAGATCATAATCGTCTTTTCTGCATTCCAAATTGAGAGAAATACTCACTGACAATTGAAAACAGAATCCAAAAGGAATGACCAGTCGCTCAAAACAGAACATTTCTTACACTTTGGACTTGAACCGGGGTCCAGCAATGGGAAGAACCCCACAACCATCACATTGAATTCCCTTGTGGAATGTACCAAACATCACATTTCCAGCAGTCGAAGAAAAGACCCTCTTACTTGGACTAAAGGAAAGAGGCGCAACAGGGTCGTTTGCTACTGGCACTCCACTGAAGGGACATTCATTTGAAGGATCCTTACCCATCACGTTGATGGGATAAAATTTCACCGTAGCATCAATAAAGGAAGCTGATGTATCAAAGCTAACACTCTTTCCCTTCTTACGACCGATGATCTCTTTAGCGTTTTTCTGGTCATTACAAGCAAAAATGTTCGATGAAGATGGTTCAGAAGCCATGGGAGCACATCCGGTCAGGTTGGCATCAGAAAGTGGGTCAACATTCAAATcaatagaatcagaatcaggaaCAGCAGGTACATTCACACCTCTTGTTGCATTTCCAGTATTGCCTTCCTTGTTAGCCTTGCAAGTTGAATTGACATCTGTAGATTTAGGTAAAACCACTCGCAAGCCACCATCCCTTAAAGGATCTGGGTCAGTAGCACCAACTGTGGTACAATGGCTCACAGAAGATGCTACAGGTTGCATGCTTGAATCAGCAGCAGCTCCAGAGTTCGAAACAGGACCAAGGTAGGATTGTCCCGTCTTAGACAAGCACTCCACCAGATCACCCAACACTGGACTAGCAGATGCCACTATCAAAGCAACATCAGAGGAGAGCTTTGATAAAACTTCACTTAGAGTGCCACGTAGAGGCTCCGGTGCAGATTTCAGAATATCAGCAGCAACAGTATTAAAGCCCTCCGATGGAAGCTGAAAAGACGGCGATCTCAAAGGGGTAGAACTTTGGCTTGATGCGGCACATGGTTCACCAAGCTTATCATTATTCGGCTGCACATCAATCCTCAAGAATTTGAGGCGTTGCCTCATCACATCATACAGATCATCATCATCCACAAGGGTAACAACATCCCCATCTTCATCAATATATGTCAGAGTAAGTTCAGTATCAACAGGAAAATTGAAAAGCCCAGAAATTTTTGCCCTCAGTCCAGCCATGTTAAGACCACGACGTTCACCATCATCAATACAAGCAGTGAAACGCCTTAGTGTATCTCCATACTTAACCTGTATCCATATCATTAGCgaagcaaaaaagaaaacaaaaaattataaacaaggaatataaaataaaagatatttaaaCAAAGCATCATGGATTACGGTTTAAGTTTCGATGACATATATAAATCAAGGGAACAAGAAATCAATTTAAAGATTTCACATAGAACAGTTAGGGGTGATCATGTATCACCCCGGAGATAGGGAAACGTCATTGAAATTATCACAGGTACATGAAATTCCCCTCAACTCATAGTTttgaggtaaaaaaaaaaaaagacgtcTATTGCACGTGCATGCGATAACCACAATTCAaaacaatgaaaacaaaaattatgaGCACAATCGCATTCTCAttttggaaaggaaaaaaaaaaacttccccATTTCCTCGGGAAACAAACAGAATTAAATGATGAAAGAAAAGACAACGGGCAGTTTGAA is part of the Gossypium hirsutum isolate 1008001.06 chromosome D11, Gossypium_hirsutum_v2.1, whole genome shotgun sequence genome and encodes:
- the LOC107937455 gene encoding protein JOKA2 isoform X2 is translated as MESDLVIKVKYGDTLRRFTACIDDGERRGLNMAGLRAKISGLFNFPVDTELTLTYIDEDGDVVTLVDDDDLYDVMRQRLKFLRIDVQPNNDKLGEPCAASSQSSTPLRSPSFQLPSEGFNTVAADILKSAPEPLRGTLSEVLSKLSSDVALIVASASPVLGDLVECLSKTGQSYLGPVSNSGAAADSSMQPVASSVSHCTTVGATDPDPLRDGGLRVVLPKSTDVNSTCKANKEGNTGNATRGVNVPAVPDSDSIDLNVDPLSDANLTGCAPMASEPSSSNIFACNDQKNAKEIIGRKKGKSVSFDTSASFIDATVKFYPINVMGKDPSNECPFSGVPVANDPVAPLSFSPSKRVFSSTAGNVMFGTFHKGIQCDGCGVLPIAGPRFKSKVKDDYDLCSICFSKMGNEADYIRMDRPVHSSNPWFCRASNDPPKLESRFVLDVNVIDGTVMMPSTPFTKIWRMRNNGTVPWFHGMQLVWIGGDKLRNTISVDIEIPPDGVPVDGELDIAVDFTAPQLPGRFVSYWRMASQAGIKFGQHVWVLIHVDASLKDMNTDNAQGLNLNLPPENSGSRDTEVCNSNVGPALVEPLINEQSTKEQSLNNRDVTTPIHTLSSFAAYSPIIDHQDISLLAFPETPSPSSLSSYPIIDLSEAALDEPVPMSPLPAPCEQAPSEEESENAVEQTLLKELEDMGFKQVDLNKEILRMNEYDLEKSIDDLCGVAEWDPVLEELQEMGFCDAEMNKMLLKKNNGSITAVVMDLLGGEGA
- the LOC107937455 gene encoding protein JOKA2 isoform X1: MESDLVIKVKYGDTLRRFTACIDDGERRGLNMAGLRAKISGLFNFPVDTELTLTYIDEDGDVVTLVDDDDLYDVMRQRLKFLRIDVQPNNDKLGEPCAASSQSSTPLRSPSFQLPSEGFNTVAADILKSAPEPLRGTLSEVLSKLSSDVALIVASASPVLGDLVECLSKTGQSYLGPVSNSGAAADSSMQPVASSVSHCTTVGATDPDPLRDGGLRVVLPKSTDVNSTCKANKEGNTGNATRGVNVPAVPDSDSIDLNVDPLSDANLTGCAPMASEPSSSNIFACNDQKNAKEIIGRKKGKSVSFDTSASFIDATVKFYPINVMGKDPSNECPFSGVPVANDPVAPLSFSPSKRVFSSTAGNVMFGTFHKGIQCDGCGVLPIAGPRFKSKVKDDYDLCSICFSKMGNEADYIRMDRPVHSSNPWFCRASNDPIPSALPHVLRNRALMSAQPKLESRFVLDVNVIDGTVMMPSTPFTKIWRMRNNGTVPWFHGMQLVWIGGDKLRNTISVDIEIPPDGVPVDGELDIAVDFTAPQLPGRFVSYWRMASQAGIKFGQHVWVLIHVDASLKDMNTDNAQGLNLNLPPENSGSRDTEVCNSNVGPALVEPLINEQSTKEQSLNNRDVTTPIHTLSSFAAYSPIIDHQDISLLAFPETPSPSSLSSYPIIDLSEAALDEPVPMSPLPAPCEQAPSEEESENAVEQTLLKELEDMGFKQVDLNKEILRMNEYDLEKSIDDLCGVAEWDPVLEELQEMGFCDAEMNKMLLKKNNGSITAVVMDLLGGEGA